Proteins found in one Amycolatopsis umgeniensis genomic segment:
- a CDS encoding SDR family oxidoreductase — protein MTTYFVTGATGFLGKRLVARLLRRPETVAVHVLVRETSRGKLPSHEKLVPVTGDLTDPSLGVDPARLGHLDHVVHLGAIYDLTADEAANRAANVDGTRNVLEFAAAAKAGLFHHVSSIAVAGQYAGRFTEADFDLGQSFASPYHATKFEAEKLVRRHGKTPYRVYRPSAVAGDSRTGEMDKIDGPYYFLPAISRLAALPRRLPLAAPDLGATNIVPVDYVVEAIEHLMHVDAPDGSTYHLASPRPQPLHEVYNAFARVAGGPKISAVLPSRPSEALKRAGIRLAKSAAAGFDRVPGGRSARAAVLKELGIPLEVLPHLSMEVDFDTSATTAALEGSGISLPPLKEYAGPLYRYWLGHLDPDRGRRRPGPEPLDGRKVLITGASSGIGRASALAVAAKGGEVILVARRADELEEVREQIVAAGGKASAYPCDLTDGGAVDALVKDVLAAHGAVDMLVNNAGRSIRRSLSLSTERFHDFERTMAINYFGPVRLTLGLLPSMTARGFGHVVNVTTQGLQTDTPRFSAYLASKAALEEFGLTAGRETLSDGVTFTSVRMPLVRTDMITPTGSYRGMPSSSPERAAALVVKALEKRPEILNLPEGTAAELVTLVAPKTTRFFAHLVYRAMPESAPESRGLPRKAPLASVAGAVTRLVWRRRP, from the coding sequence ATGACCACCTACTTCGTGACGGGCGCGACGGGTTTTCTGGGAAAACGCCTGGTCGCGCGCCTACTACGGCGACCTGAGACCGTAGCCGTCCATGTTCTCGTGAGGGAGACCTCACGCGGGAAGCTCCCGAGCCACGAGAAGCTCGTTCCCGTCACCGGCGATCTGACCGACCCCTCGCTGGGCGTCGATCCCGCCCGTCTGGGTCATCTCGACCACGTCGTGCACCTCGGCGCGATCTACGACCTCACCGCGGACGAAGCGGCCAACCGGGCGGCCAACGTCGACGGCACCCGCAACGTCCTGGAGTTCGCCGCCGCCGCGAAGGCCGGGCTCTTCCACCACGTCTCTTCGATCGCGGTCGCCGGACAGTACGCCGGGCGCTTCACCGAGGCCGATTTCGACCTCGGCCAGTCGTTCGCGTCCCCGTATCACGCGACGAAGTTCGAGGCCGAGAAACTCGTGCGACGGCACGGGAAAACGCCGTACCGCGTGTACCGGCCGTCCGCCGTGGCCGGCGATTCGCGCACCGGCGAGATGGACAAGATCGACGGTCCGTACTACTTCCTCCCCGCGATCTCGCGGCTCGCCGCGCTGCCGCGACGTCTTCCGCTGGCCGCCCCGGACCTCGGCGCCACGAACATCGTGCCGGTCGACTACGTCGTCGAAGCGATCGAGCACCTCATGCACGTCGACGCGCCCGACGGCAGCACGTACCACCTCGCGTCGCCGCGGCCGCAGCCGCTGCACGAGGTCTACAACGCCTTCGCGCGGGTCGCCGGCGGCCCGAAGATCTCCGCTGTCCTTCCCTCACGGCCGTCCGAGGCGCTGAAGCGCGCCGGGATCCGTCTGGCGAAATCCGCGGCGGCGGGATTCGACCGCGTCCCGGGCGGCCGTTCGGCCCGCGCGGCGGTGTTGAAGGAACTCGGCATCCCGCTGGAAGTCCTGCCCCATCTGAGCATGGAAGTCGACTTCGACACGAGTGCGACCACCGCGGCGCTCGAAGGCAGCGGGATCTCCTTGCCGCCGTTGAAGGAGTACGCCGGCCCGCTCTACCGGTACTGGCTCGGGCACCTGGACCCCGATCGCGGCCGCCGCCGTCCCGGTCCGGAACCGCTCGACGGCCGCAAGGTGCTGATCACCGGCGCCTCGTCGGGGATCGGGCGCGCGTCCGCGCTGGCCGTCGCCGCGAAGGGCGGCGAGGTGATCCTCGTGGCCAGGCGGGCCGACGAGCTCGAGGAAGTCCGCGAGCAGATCGTCGCGGCAGGCGGGAAGGCGTCGGCGTACCCGTGCGACCTCACCGACGGTGGCGCCGTCGACGCTCTGGTGAAGGACGTGCTCGCCGCGCACGGTGCCGTCGACATGCTGGTCAACAACGCGGGACGCTCGATCCGGCGCTCGCTTTCGCTGTCCACCGAACGGTTCCACGATTTCGAGCGCACGATGGCGATCAACTACTTCGGCCCCGTGCGGCTGACGCTGGGCCTGCTGCCGTCGATGACCGCACGCGGTTTCGGCCACGTCGTCAACGTGACCACCCAAGGACTCCAGACCGACACCCCGCGGTTTTCCGCTTACCTGGCTTCGAAGGCCGCGCTGGAGGAGTTCGGGCTGACCGCCGGGCGGGAAACGCTTTCCGACGGTGTCACGTTCACCTCGGTCCGGATGCCGCTGGTGCGCACCGACATGATCACCCCGACGGGGTCCTACCGCGGCATGCCGTCGAGTTCTCCCGAACGCGCCGCCGCGCTCGTGGTGAAGGCCCTCGAGAAACGACCGGAGATCCTGAACCTGCCCGAAGGCACGGCCGCCGAGTTGGTGACGCTCGTCGCACCGAAGACGACGCGGTTCTTCGCACACCTCGTCTACCGCGCGATGCCCGAATCCGCACCGGAATCCCGTGGCCTGCCCCGGAAGGCTCCGCTCGCCTCGGTGGCGGGCGCGGTCACCAGGCTGGTCTGGCGCCGCCGTCCCTGA
- a CDS encoding PLP-dependent aminotransferase family protein yields the protein MEDYRIVADEISADVEAGRLRPGDRLPPQRRFARERGIANSTAARVYGELVRRGVVVGEVGRGTFVRAGRPPLEAALAEPGGAKVDLELNFAVLPEQSALVGKALEPLLRDDVLTAALRPGSVTGSKQARDAVAGLLAKDGWTPEILFAGSGREAIAAAIAAFVPMGERLAVEAITYPVVKALAGRLGVQLAPIETDDLGLVPEALAAAHAAAPVRALYVQPTLHNPLGSTMDERRRAELAETVRRMDIPVIEDGIYTFLRPEVRPFATYAPERTVFADSMSKRLAPGLTTGFAAVPPEWTERLAAAVRSGGWVAPRFAVEAATRWITGGILETVERAKRLDAAERQRVTAERLAGFTLRADPQAYHCWWELPEHWRAETFVAAAARRGIAVTPAAAFAIVPGHAPNAVRLAVSSPPLETLAAALDVLAGLASGRPEDAGVD from the coding sequence ATGGAGGACTACCGGATAGTCGCGGACGAGATCTCCGCCGACGTCGAGGCCGGCAGGCTTCGTCCTGGCGACAGGCTTCCCCCGCAGCGGCGGTTCGCCCGGGAGCGCGGCATCGCGAACTCGACGGCCGCCAGGGTCTACGGCGAACTCGTCCGGAGAGGCGTCGTCGTGGGCGAGGTCGGCCGCGGCACCTTCGTCCGCGCCGGGAGGCCGCCGCTGGAAGCCGCACTCGCCGAGCCGGGCGGCGCGAAAGTCGATCTCGAACTCAACTTCGCCGTCCTCCCGGAGCAATCCGCGCTGGTCGGGAAGGCGCTGGAGCCGCTCTTGCGTGACGATGTCCTGACAGCGGCGCTGAGGCCAGGGAGTGTCACAGGCTCGAAGCAGGCGCGCGACGCCGTCGCCGGGCTGCTCGCGAAGGACGGCTGGACTCCGGAGATCCTCTTCGCGGGAAGCGGGCGCGAGGCCATTGCGGCCGCCATCGCCGCCTTCGTGCCGATGGGGGAACGGCTCGCCGTCGAGGCCATCACCTATCCCGTGGTCAAGGCGCTCGCCGGACGGCTCGGTGTCCAGTTGGCGCCCATCGAGACCGACGACCTGGGCCTCGTGCCCGAAGCGCTCGCGGCCGCGCACGCCGCGGCACCCGTCCGGGCGCTGTACGTCCAGCCGACTTTGCACAACCCTCTTGGGTCCACAATGGACGAACGGCGGCGCGCCGAGCTGGCGGAAACCGTGCGCCGGATGGACATCCCGGTGATCGAAGACGGGATCTACACCTTCCTCCGGCCCGAGGTCCGTCCCTTCGCGACCTACGCGCCGGAACGCACGGTCTTCGCCGACAGTATGTCCAAACGGCTCGCCCCCGGACTGACCACCGGCTTCGCCGCCGTACCTCCGGAATGGACGGAGCGGCTGGCCGCGGCGGTGCGCTCGGGCGGCTGGGTCGCGCCCCGGTTCGCCGTCGAGGCCGCCACCCGGTGGATCACGGGCGGCATCTTGGAAACCGTCGAGCGAGCCAAACGGCTCGACGCCGCGGAACGTCAGCGGGTGACGGCCGAGCGGCTGGCCGGGTTCACGCTGCGTGCGGATCCTCAGGCGTATCACTGCTGGTGGGAACTCCCGGAGCACTGGCGTGCCGAGACCTTCGTCGCCGCGGCCGCGCGACGCGGGATCGCGGTCACCCCGGCGGCGGCGTTCGCCATCGTCCCCGGGCACGCCCCGAACGCCGTCCGGCTCGCGGTGTCGTCGCCGCCGTTGGAGACCCTCGCGGCCGCTCTGGACGTTCTCGCCGGTCTCGCTTCCGGCCGCCCCGAGGACGCGGGCGTCGACTGA
- a CDS encoding ATP-binding cassette domain-containing protein, whose translation METVETLTEQSTTSRLHADALTLAYDGRTVAEDLGVVIPDRSFTVIVGPNACGKTTLLRALARMLKPRQGSVFLDGQVISSFPAKEVARRLGLLPQSSIAPDGITVADLVARGRYPHQRLLRQWSREDATVVSESMRATGVDDLAERLVDELSGGQRQRVWMAMALAQETDLLLLDEPTTYLDIAHQMDILDLCAQLHQEQGRTLVAVLHDLNHAARYATHMIAMRNGEVLATGAPEEVVTAENVERIFELPCRVMPCPETGTPLVIPKAGRRAA comes from the coding sequence GTGGAGACCGTTGAAACCCTCACCGAGCAGAGCACGACCTCGCGCCTGCACGCGGACGCGCTGACGCTCGCCTACGACGGCCGGACCGTCGCCGAAGACCTCGGGGTGGTCATCCCCGACCGGTCGTTCACCGTCATCGTCGGACCGAACGCCTGCGGCAAGACGACCCTCCTGCGGGCGCTCGCGCGCATGCTCAAACCCCGCCAGGGTTCGGTGTTCCTCGACGGTCAGGTGATCAGCTCCTTCCCCGCCAAGGAGGTCGCGCGCCGGCTCGGCCTGCTGCCGCAGAGTTCGATCGCGCCCGACGGCATCACCGTGGCCGACCTCGTCGCCCGAGGTCGTTACCCACACCAGCGTTTGCTGCGCCAGTGGTCCCGCGAGGACGCCACCGTGGTCTCGGAGTCCATGCGCGCCACCGGGGTCGACGATCTCGCCGAGCGGCTGGTCGACGAACTGTCCGGCGGGCAACGCCAGCGCGTGTGGATGGCGATGGCGCTCGCGCAGGAAACCGACCTCCTGTTGCTCGACGAGCCGACGACCTATCTGGACATCGCGCACCAGATGGACATTCTCGACCTGTGCGCGCAGTTGCACCAGGAACAGGGCCGGACGCTGGTCGCGGTGCTGCACGATCTCAACCACGCGGCCCGGTACGCGACGCACATGATCGCGATGCGGAACGGGGAGGTCCTGGCGACCGGTGCGCCCGAAGAGGTCGTGACCGCCGAGAACGTCGAGAGGATCTTCGAGCTGCCGTGCCGGGTCATGCCGTGCCCCGAAACCGGGACCCCGCTGGTGATCCCGAAAGCGGGCCGCCGCGCCGCTTGA
- a CDS encoding O-methyltransferase, translating to MTQEIWSKVDEYLIDALIPSDPALEAALVASDEAGMPPIAVAPNQGKLLHLLARMIGARSILEIGTLGGYSTIWLARALPSDGRLVTLEFYPKFADVARKNLDAAGVGELVDIRLGEALDLLPGVEGPIDLTFIDADRVNNPAYFEAALRLTRPGGVIVVDNVVRSGAVADASSTADEIVGLRRMHELIAAEPRVDATALQTVGKKGYDGLTVILVTS from the coding sequence ATGACTCAGGAAATCTGGTCCAAAGTAGACGAATACCTCATCGACGCGCTCATCCCGTCCGATCCGGCCCTCGAAGCGGCCCTCGTCGCCTCCGACGAGGCGGGGATGCCGCCCATCGCCGTCGCGCCGAACCAGGGCAAGCTGCTCCACCTGCTGGCCAGGATGATCGGCGCCCGCTCGATCCTCGAGATCGGCACACTCGGTGGCTACAGCACCATCTGGCTCGCCCGCGCCCTGCCCTCGGACGGGCGTCTCGTGACGCTCGAGTTCTACCCGAAATTCGCCGATGTCGCGCGGAAGAACCTCGACGCCGCCGGGGTCGGCGAGCTCGTCGACATCCGGCTCGGGGAGGCCCTCGATCTGTTGCCCGGTGTCGAAGGCCCGATCGACCTGACGTTCATCGACGCGGACAGGGTCAACAACCCGGCCTACTTCGAGGCGGCGCTGCGGCTGACGCGGCCGGGCGGGGTGATCGTGGTCGACAACGTCGTGCGCTCCGGGGCGGTGGCCGACGCGTCGAGCACCGCCGACGAAATCGTGGGACTCCGGCGGATGCACGAACTGATCGCCGCCGAACCGCGGGTCGACGCGACAGCGCTGCAGACCGTCGGGAAGAAGGGGTACGACGGGCTGACCGTCATCCTGGTGACGTCCTGA
- a CDS encoding transglycosylase domain-containing protein yields the protein MENPDDETAPESETTAAPEPKGKKRRWRRIAAWSLGLLIGLPVVAFGIAYVLLDVRSPEEVLADLDKTVVLQNADGSELLKVIPPGGDRLFVPYDAIPAKLRDAIVATEDPTFWDNEGFDLTGLGRALVTGVGGGSGITQQYIKKSTGNEDATLARKFSELVLATKITQQQTKKEIFESYINIISFGRGTYGPASAMNAYFGRKLDDSMTWAEAAFLAGMIQSPSVHDPYASTHEHAMKRWSYVMNKLVTRGYLSQAEAVAMTYPEDAIQAPSETRAGRVTFEKYHLKQRVLAELEQVGYPLDRLRGGAMKVETTIDPRAQAEAEKVLKERLQGQPEHFRASLVAVEPGTGAIRAYNGGGWSVHDYAGTPYGTGSAFQPFTLAAGLERGINVDEPLKSPGKVDFLGETFEFQDQCGEAGKCTLREAIGRDARGPFVDLAKKLGADAVRDGARAAGIPEAVDGAVTLREKDGFLIGPGIAVGRYPLRPSDMAGAYATFAADGMRATPHLVSKIRDENGEIVWERPSDKAPAFKDDEALSRRIAGTVGQVLTSGLKDRPAALKTGDFQYNETDDNAGGWAVGYTPRLSTAVWVGSDEPRRMRDAAGEKLTGKTIPSDIWQRFMSGFHRGLPVKWPAPAQTVAPARPR from the coding sequence GTGGAAAACCCGGATGACGAAACCGCACCCGAGTCGGAAACCACGGCAGCCCCTGAGCCGAAAGGGAAGAAACGCAGGTGGCGACGGATCGCCGCCTGGTCACTAGGCCTCCTGATCGGCCTCCCGGTGGTCGCGTTCGGGATCGCGTACGTCCTGCTCGACGTCCGCAGCCCGGAGGAGGTGCTCGCCGACCTCGACAAGACCGTCGTCCTCCAGAACGCGGACGGTTCCGAGCTGCTCAAGGTGATCCCGCCCGGCGGAGACAGGCTGTTCGTGCCCTACGACGCCATCCCGGCGAAGCTGCGCGACGCGATCGTCGCGACCGAGGACCCGACCTTCTGGGACAACGAGGGCTTTGACCTCACCGGGCTCGGCCGCGCGCTCGTGACCGGCGTCGGCGGCGGTTCGGGGATCACCCAGCAGTACATCAAGAAGTCCACCGGCAACGAGGACGCCACCCTCGCCCGCAAGTTTTCCGAACTGGTGCTCGCCACGAAGATCACCCAGCAGCAGACCAAGAAGGAGATCTTCGAGAGCTACATCAACATCATCTCGTTCGGCCGCGGCACCTACGGGCCGGCGTCGGCGATGAACGCCTACTTCGGCCGTAAACTCGACGACTCGATGACCTGGGCCGAAGCGGCCTTCCTCGCCGGGATGATCCAGTCGCCGTCGGTGCACGACCCGTACGCCTCCACCCACGAGCACGCCATGAAGCGCTGGTCCTACGTGATGAACAAGCTGGTCACGCGGGGCTACCTCAGTCAGGCCGAAGCTGTCGCGATGACCTATCCGGAGGACGCGATCCAGGCGCCGTCGGAGACCCGCGCCGGTCGCGTCACCTTCGAGAAATACCACCTCAAGCAGCGGGTCCTCGCCGAGCTGGAACAGGTCGGCTACCCGCTGGACCGGCTCCGCGGCGGCGCGATGAAGGTCGAGACGACCATCGATCCACGCGCTCAGGCCGAAGCCGAGAAAGTGCTCAAGGAGCGGCTGCAGGGCCAGCCGGAGCACTTCCGGGCCTCGCTGGTCGCCGTCGAACCCGGGACCGGCGCCATCCGCGCCTACAACGGCGGCGGCTGGAGTGTGCACGACTACGCCGGCACCCCGTACGGCACCGGCTCGGCCTTCCAGCCGTTCACCCTCGCCGCGGGACTCGAGCGGGGCATCAACGTGGACGAACCGCTGAAGTCACCGGGGAAGGTCGACTTCCTCGGCGAGACCTTCGAGTTCCAGGATCAGTGCGGCGAGGCCGGGAAGTGCACGCTGCGTGAGGCGATCGGGCGGGACGCGCGGGGGCCGTTCGTCGACCTGGCGAAGAAGCTGGGCGCGGACGCGGTCCGGGACGGCGCTCGTGCGGCCGGGATCCCCGAGGCCGTCGACGGCGCGGTGACCCTGCGCGAGAAGGACGGGTTCCTGATCGGCCCGGGCATCGCGGTCGGCCGGTATCCACTGCGGCCGAGCGACATGGCCGGGGCGTACGCGACCTTCGCCGCCGACGGCATGCGCGCGACCCCTCATCTGGTGTCGAAGATCCGGGACGAGAACGGCGAGATCGTCTGGGAACGGCCGTCGGACAAGGCGCCCGCGTTCAAGGACGACGAAGCGCTCAGCCGCCGGATCGCGGGCACGGTCGGCCAGGTGCTGACCAGCGGGTTGAAGGATCGCCCGGCGGCGCTGAAGACCGGCGACTTCCAGTACAACGAGACCGACGACAACGCCGGCGGCTGGGCTGTCGGATACACGCCGCGGCTTTCGACGGCTGTCTGGGTCGGCTCCGACGAACCGCGCCGGATGCGGGACGCCGCCGGGGAGAAGCTGACCGGCAAGACGATCCCCAGCGACATCTGGCAGCGGTTCATGAGCGGCTTCCACCGGGGGCTGCCGGTGAAGTGGCCCGCACCGGCCCAGACCGTGGCACCGGCCCGCCCACGCTGA
- a CDS encoding FCD domain-containing protein has protein sequence MESSTVANAGDALFRPVRAGNAFEETVERLLQAIRLGVVGAGERLPSERELAERLGVSRVTLREAIRALADAGYVESRRGRYGGTFVNDVLPDPPAADGRKVDNATLEDALGLRHVLETGAAEMAASRSLTPADRQHLTSTLAEAAAADVGDYRRKDSRLHLAIAEVTASGSLTTAMADARMRVNQLLDMIPLLEPNLEHSNAQHEAIVDAILAGDSEAARRAMAEHVEGTSSLLRAFLA, from the coding sequence GTGGAGTCGAGCACGGTCGCGAACGCGGGTGACGCGCTGTTCCGCCCGGTGCGCGCGGGCAACGCCTTCGAGGAGACCGTCGAAAGGCTGCTCCAGGCGATCCGGCTGGGCGTGGTGGGCGCGGGGGAGCGGCTGCCCTCGGAGCGCGAGCTCGCCGAGCGGCTCGGGGTCAGCCGGGTGACGCTGCGGGAGGCCATCCGCGCGCTGGCCGACGCCGGTTACGTCGAGTCGCGGCGAGGGCGTTACGGCGGGACGTTCGTCAACGACGTCCTGCCCGATCCGCCCGCCGCGGACGGGCGGAAGGTCGACAACGCCACCCTGGAGGACGCGCTCGGCCTGAGGCATGTCCTGGAGACCGGCGCCGCCGAGATGGCGGCGTCGCGTTCCCTCACCCCGGCCGATCGGCAGCACCTGACAAGCACGCTCGCCGAGGCCGCCGCCGCCGACGTCGGCGACTACCGGCGCAAGGATTCGCGGCTGCACCTGGCGATCGCCGAGGTCACCGCGTCCGGCTCGCTGACCACGGCGATGGCCGACGCGCGTATGCGGGTCAACCAGCTGCTCGACATGATCCCGCTGCTCGAGCCGAACCTGGAGCATTCCAACGCCCAGCACGAGGCCATCGTCGACGCGATCCTCGCGGGAGACTCCGAGGCAGCCCGCCGGGCGATGGCGGAGCACGTCGAAGGCACCTCTTCGCTGCTTCGCGCCTTTCTCGCCTGA